One Bacillus sp. FJAT-52991 genomic region harbors:
- a CDS encoding DEAD/DEAH box helicase translates to MTKFKDLNLSEATLKAIDKMGFEEATPIQAATIPVGLEGRDIIGQAQTGTGKTTAFGIPMIEKIDTHNNSIQGLIIAPTRELAIQVSEELYKIGGGKRVGILAVYGGQDIQRQIRALKKRPHIIVGTPGRILDHINRKTLKLDHLQTLVLDEADEMLNMGFIQDIEAILSHVPTERQTLLFSATMPKQIRAIAERFMNEPETIRVKMKEMTVSNIDQYFVKVQQRDKFDVLSRLIDVHSPELAIIFGRTKRRVDELANALSLRGYQAEGIHGDLSQAKRLTVLKRFKEGKIDVLVATDVAARGLDISGVTHVYNYDIPQDPESYVHRIGRTGRAGKEGMAVTFVEPREMSYLKEVERTTKKRMTPMTAPTWDDALIGQQRAAVTELEESVAKNDLSQYKTFAKDLLDQYDAEQLVAAALKLITKEPDRTPVRITSEASLPQKRDSFRSKNANPRKSNGNRQGNRSSSNNRSYNRDRKNTRRKFSSQ, encoded by the coding sequence TTGACGAAATTTAAAGATTTGAATTTAAGTGAAGCCACTTTAAAGGCTATTGATAAAATGGGATTTGAAGAAGCAACACCTATCCAAGCGGCGACGATTCCAGTAGGACTTGAAGGTAGAGATATTATCGGTCAAGCTCAAACAGGTACAGGTAAAACGACGGCTTTTGGTATTCCAATGATCGAAAAAATCGATACACATAACAATTCGATCCAAGGTTTAATTATTGCTCCTACACGAGAACTAGCGATTCAAGTTTCTGAAGAGCTATACAAGATCGGTGGAGGCAAGCGCGTAGGTATTTTAGCAGTATATGGTGGACAAGATATTCAACGTCAAATTCGTGCGTTGAAAAAACGTCCACATATTATCGTAGGTACACCTGGACGGATTTTAGATCATATTAATCGCAAGACGTTAAAGTTAGATCATTTGCAAACTCTAGTATTAGATGAAGCGGATGAAATGTTAAATATGGGCTTCATTCAAGATATTGAAGCTATTCTTTCTCACGTGCCAACTGAACGTCAAACATTGTTGTTCTCGGCAACAATGCCTAAGCAAATCCGTGCGATAGCTGAAAGATTTATGAATGAACCTGAAACGATTCGTGTGAAAATGAAAGAAATGACGGTTTCAAACATTGATCAATACTTTGTCAAAGTACAACAACGTGATAAATTCGACGTACTTTCCCGTTTGATTGATGTTCATTCTCCAGAACTGGCAATCATTTTCGGCAGAACGAAGCGACGCGTAGATGAATTAGCGAATGCTTTAAGTCTTCGTGGTTATCAAGCAGAAGGTATCCATGGTGATTTAAGCCAAGCTAAGCGTTTAACAGTATTGAAGCGTTTTAAAGAAGGAAAAATCGATGTTCTTGTAGCGACAGACGTAGCGGCTCGCGGCTTAGATATTTCTGGCGTTACACATGTATATAATTATGATATCCCTCAAGACCCAGAAAGTTATGTACACCGCATTGGTCGTACAGGACGTGCTGGAAAAGAAGGAATGGCTGTTACTTTTGTTGAACCAAGAGAAATGAGCTATTTAAAAGAAGTAGAAAGAACAACGAAGAAACGCATGACACCAATGACAGCCCCTACTTGGGATGATGCACTAATCGGTCAACAGCGTGCAGCAGTAACTGAATTGGAAGAAAGTGTAGCTAAAAACGATCTTTCACAATACAAAACATTTGCGAAAGATCTTCTAGATCAATATGATGCTGAGCAACTAGTAGCTGCTGCACTTAAATTAATTACGAAAGAACCAGATCGTACACCGGTACGCATTACAAGTGAAGCGTCTCTTCCTCAAAAGAGAGATAGCTTCCGTTCGAAAAATGCGAACCCTAGAAAATCCAACGGTAATCGTCAAGGAAACCGTTCATCTAGCAACAATCGTTCTTACAATAGAGACCGCAAAAATACAAGAAGAAAATTTTCTTCTCAATAA